A section of the Nitrospirota bacterium genome encodes:
- a CDS encoding YicC/YloC family endoribonuclease, translated as MKDCFIVYDAMIQSMTGFGSASNDDFTVEIRSVNHRFIDIGMKMPAYMTQHEIPLRNILKKRFDRGRFEVSISLNSTKTGHLKLNAHLAKSIYSALQNLQKELSIPGEVTIETLSGYREILAEEESSYDINALLGVFQKAVGSLEEMRQREGAFLLEDISRRIAMLKDLTHKIKLLSPEEVVRWREKFTERLRLIVDAGTLDNSRILQEAAIMAEKLDISEEISRIESHLQQFLAILANGAVMGKKLDFLLQELNRETNTLSYKTGDYAIANLVVEMKTEIEKIREQVQNIQ; from the coding sequence ATGAAAGACTGCTTTATAGTGTATGATGCGATGATACAGAGCATGACAGGATTTGGAAGTGCATCAAATGATGATTTTACGGTCGAAATCCGTTCGGTAAACCACCGTTTCATCGATATCGGGATGAAAATGCCCGCATACATGACCCAGCATGAAATTCCCCTCAGGAACATTCTGAAAAAACGGTTTGATCGGGGGAGATTTGAGGTATCCATTTCGCTGAACAGCACAAAAACCGGCCACCTGAAGCTGAACGCACATCTGGCAAAAAGCATTTATTCCGCCCTGCAAAACCTGCAAAAGGAACTCTCGATCCCCGGGGAAGTGACCATAGAAACACTCTCCGGCTACCGTGAGATACTGGCTGAGGAAGAATCCTCATACGATATCAATGCATTGCTGGGAGTATTTCAGAAAGCGGTCGGCTCGCTTGAGGAGATGAGGCAGCGCGAAGGCGCGTTTCTTCTTGAAGACATCAGCAGAAGAATTGCAATGCTGAAAGATCTCACGCATAAAATAAAGCTTTTGTCGCCTGAGGAGGTTGTACGGTGGAGGGAGAAATTTACGGAAAGACTGCGGTTGATAGTCGACGCCGGGACGCTGGATAACAGCAGAATTCTCCAGGAAGCTGCAATCATGGCAGAAAAACTGGATATCTCTGAAGAAATCAGCAGGATAGAAAGCCATCTGCAGCAGTTTCTCGCAATCCTTGCAAACGGCGCTGTCATGGGTAAGAAACTTGATTTTCTTCTTCAGGAACTCAACAGGGAAACCAATACATTATCCTACAAGACTGGTGACTATGCCATCGCAAACCTCGTGGTCGAGATGAAGACGGAAATAGAAAAAATCCGCGAGCAGGTTCAGAACATCCAGTGA
- a CDS encoding DUF370 domain-containing protein encodes MKKGDLSPILVNIGFGNVVAAAKVVAIVTPGSAPMKRLREEAKKAGKLIDATEGRRTRSIIVTDSNHIILSAIQAETITQRFFEGKETLAPEEE; translated from the coding sequence ATGAAAAAAGGCGATTTGAGCCCGATCCTTGTAAACATTGGATTTGGCAATGTTGTAGCTGCTGCAAAGGTTGTCGCCATAGTTACACCTGGATCAGCTCCCATGAAGAGGCTCAGGGAAGAAGCAAAAAAGGCAGGAAAACTGATCGATGCGACTGAAGGGAGGCGTACCCGCTCTATCATTGTAACCGACAGCAACCATATTATTCTTTCGGCCATCCAGGCTGAGACAATTACCCAGAGATTCTTTGAAGGAAAGGAAACCCTTGCCCCTGAAGAGGAATAG
- the gmk gene encoding guanylate kinase, with product MKRNRGTLFIVSAPSGAGKTTLCRELVSSVPNLQFSVSYTTRPPRPGEVNDRDYTFVSEKDFRSMVSGGEFIEWAEVHGALYGTSERRLEEILVSGIDVILDIDTQGAMQIREKYAEGTYIFILPPSLEVLKKRLQARMTDSRDEIDKRLRRAVGEIKTYPRYDYVIINDNLQDALKEFTAIVISQKVRTEKIDPLWIEERFLQQEVK from the coding sequence CTGAAGAGGAATAGGGGCACCCTGTTCATCGTGTCCGCACCTTCGGGCGCAGGGAAAACAACGCTCTGCAGGGAACTTGTCTCTTCCGTCCCGAACCTGCAGTTTTCTGTTTCTTATACCACAAGACCGCCGAGGCCCGGAGAAGTCAACGACAGGGACTATACCTTTGTCAGTGAGAAGGATTTCCGGTCAATGGTTTCAGGGGGAGAGTTTATCGAATGGGCAGAAGTTCATGGCGCCCTGTACGGAACCTCAGAGAGACGTCTGGAAGAAATCCTTGTTTCAGGGATCGATGTCATTCTTGATATCGACACTCAGGGCGCAATGCAGATAAGGGAGAAATATGCCGAAGGCACATATATTTTCATCCTGCCGCCGTCTCTTGAGGTCCTCAAAAAAAGACTCCAAGCACGGATGACAGATTCGAGGGATGAGATAGACAAGAGACTGCGGAGGGCTGTCGGTGAAATAAAGACATACCCCCGTTATGATTATGTTATAATTAACGATAATCTTCAGGATGCACTGAAGGAATTCACTGCGATAGTCATTTCGCAGAAAGTCAGAACCGAAAAGATTGACCCCCTCTGGATAGAGGAGAGGTTTTTACAACAGGAGGTAAAATAA
- the rpoZ gene encoding DNA-directed RNA polymerase subunit omega, protein MDIISLPIDYDHDKIDGRFRIIAIASQRAKELAVGADPRVTTKSKKVSTIALEETIDNTIEFLIGEEAKKAKEESKRFDYRKLLEEKKKEITGEDLTEFEKDLKVYLHEKETLDKRALEGLFSEKREEGAEE, encoded by the coding sequence ATGGATATTATTTCTCTGCCGATCGATTATGACCACGATAAAATAGACGGGAGATTCAGGATTATTGCGATCGCATCACAGAGGGCAAAGGAACTCGCTGTCGGAGCCGACCCAAGGGTGACCACCAAATCAAAGAAGGTATCAACCATTGCGCTTGAAGAGACCATCGACAATACCATCGAATTCCTGATCGGCGAAGAGGCCAAAAAGGCAAAAGAAGAGTCCAAGAGATTCGACTACAGGAAACTTCTCGAAGAGAAGAAGAAAGAAATCACCGGGGAAGACCTGACCGAATTCGAGAAGGATCTCAAGGTATATCTCCACGAAAAGGAAACCTTGGACAAGAGAGCGCTCGAAGGCCTTTTCAGCGAAAAACGAGAGGAAGGTGCTGAAGAATAA
- the coaBC gene encoding bifunctional phosphopantothenoylcysteine decarboxylase/phosphopantothenate--cysteine ligase CoaBC, whose protein sequence is MLKNKSVLLGITGGVAAYKAIDVIRRLREEGSSVTVIMTGAAKNFVTPLSLEVASQNRVYADLYSSPMAHITLPAQADIMLVAPATANIIGKFANGIADDLLSTIFLAYRGITVIAPSMNWRMYENPVLQKNLSALVSHGAIQVGPEKGGLACGEEGMGRMAEVSDIIEAVQIALTPKDLEKERILVTAGPTREYLDPVRFLSNRSSGKMGYAIAKAALRRGAEVALISGHSSLHRPRGMKFISVDTSEDMLNAVQSELPSATVLVMSAAVADYSPAEYVKNKIGKTKEILLRLRQTPDIVSSAGIEKNRPFIIGFAAETGWKIENARRKLKGKNMDMVVLNDVTEEGSGFDVDTNRVAIIDREQETELPLLSKISVANVILDRMISLKA, encoded by the coding sequence GTGCTGAAGAATAAATCAGTTCTTCTGGGAATTACAGGGGGGGTCGCCGCTTACAAGGCTATTGACGTAATTCGCCGACTGAGGGAAGAAGGTTCTTCGGTCACCGTGATCATGACCGGGGCCGCAAAGAATTTTGTCACGCCGCTCTCGCTCGAAGTAGCCTCGCAGAACAGAGTATACGCAGACCTTTACAGCAGTCCCATGGCACATATCACGCTGCCTGCACAGGCCGACATCATGCTTGTGGCTCCCGCAACCGCAAATATCATCGGAAAATTCGCCAATGGCATTGCCGATGACCTTCTGAGCACCATTTTTCTTGCGTACCGCGGCATTACTGTCATTGCTCCGTCAATGAACTGGCGGATGTACGAGAACCCCGTGTTGCAAAAGAATCTCAGTGCTCTCGTATCCCATGGCGCAATTCAGGTTGGACCGGAAAAAGGCGGACTTGCGTGCGGTGAAGAAGGCATGGGAAGGATGGCTGAGGTATCTGACATAATCGAGGCGGTTCAGATCGCACTCACACCAAAGGATCTTGAGAAGGAAAGGATCCTCGTTACCGCGGGTCCTACAAGGGAATACCTCGACCCTGTGAGGTTTCTGTCGAACAGGTCATCAGGAAAGATGGGATATGCCATCGCAAAAGCCGCGCTCAGGAGGGGAGCAGAAGTCGCCCTGATAAGCGGACACTCTTCCCTGCATCGTCCCCGGGGGATGAAATTCATTTCAGTAGATACTTCTGAGGATATGTTAAACGCCGTCCAAAGTGAACTCCCCTCCGCTACCGTACTGGTAATGTCCGCTGCGGTTGCCGATTATTCGCCAGCGGAATATGTGAAGAACAAGATCGGAAAAACCAAGGAGATTCTTCTGAGGCTCAGGCAAACACCCGACATCGTCTCTTCGGCCGGCATAGAAAAAAACCGTCCGTTCATCATAGGATTTGCTGCCGAAACAGGATGGAAGATCGAAAATGCGCGCAGGAAACTGAAGGGGAAAAACATGGATATGGTCGTCCTGAACGATGTGACTGAGGAAGGCTCAGGGTTTGATGTTGATACCAACAGGGTGGCAATTATCGACAGAGAACAGGAAACAGAACTGCCGCTTTTGAGCAAAATTTCTGTTGCAAATGTGATACTGGACAGAATGATCTCACTCAAGGCTTGA
- a CDS encoding tetratricopeptide repeat protein, with protein MAIEDIERLKEKVEKDPNSKLFVPLAEEYKKAGMTDEAIDVLIRGLERQPEYLSARVSLGKIYIEKGMLNEAKGEFEKVTLTIPDNLFAHKKLAEIYRDLGDRERAGKAFRTVLKLNPMDEWAETGLSEMESPPVIQAYEPHAETAESLEIPAEETPFEIPVSMNDLEATEHIPEEIPGVSPEAEQVAAHAEEEFPEIPVSEKDTEILPETPDSLTETGEERESRPASALSEEDRNLWKAHMEAVEHIEEDAEPFEIPLPEKEIESWETPPAMAEEATETATEISPEAEEVSEIESLSFEDILNEPGMLEEEKETAPMQTEDETPALLEKADTHILGGNYAEALNIYKNLLSSEPDNPQIMQRVEELKTLLKLLGRDKEALVARLDSFLNSIKKRRDEFLGSS; from the coding sequence ATGGCGATTGAAGACATCGAAAGACTCAAGGAAAAAGTAGAAAAGGACCCCAACTCAAAACTCTTCGTGCCTCTTGCCGAAGAGTACAAAAAAGCAGGGATGACCGACGAAGCCATCGATGTACTCATCCGTGGCCTCGAGAGACAGCCTGAATACCTGAGTGCGCGTGTTTCCCTCGGCAAAATATATATCGAAAAAGGCATGCTTAATGAAGCAAAGGGGGAATTTGAGAAGGTGACTTTAACAATCCCCGATAACCTTTTTGCGCACAAGAAACTCGCGGAAATTTACAGAGACCTTGGAGACAGGGAACGGGCAGGAAAAGCTTTCAGGACAGTGCTGAAACTCAACCCCATGGATGAATGGGCGGAAACCGGTCTTTCAGAAATGGAAAGCCCCCCCGTAATACAGGCATATGAACCGCACGCTGAAACTGCAGAAAGCCTGGAGATTCCCGCTGAAGAGACGCCTTTCGAGATCCCTGTCAGCATGAATGATCTTGAAGCAACCGAACATATCCCGGAAGAGATTCCCGGAGTTTCCCCTGAAGCAGAACAGGTCGCAGCGCATGCGGAGGAAGAATTTCCTGAAATCCCCGTGTCCGAAAAAGACACGGAAATACTGCCCGAAACACCGGACTCTTTGACTGAAACGGGTGAAGAGAGGGAATCCCGCCCGGCGTCTGCACTGAGTGAAGAGGACAGAAACCTCTGGAAGGCACATATGGAAGCGGTCGAACACATTGAAGAGGATGCCGAACCTTTCGAAATACCTCTGCCGGAAAAAGAAATTGAATCATGGGAAACGCCGCCTGCAATGGCCGAGGAGGCGACAGAGACAGCCACAGAGATTTCTCCGGAAGCAGAGGAAGTGTCTGAGATTGAATCCCTGTCTTTTGAGGATATCCTGAACGAACCCGGTATGCTTGAGGAAGAGAAAGAGACTGCGCCTATGCAGACAGAAGATGAAACGCCCGCGCTGCTCGAAAAGGCAGACACGCATATCCTCGGAGGGAATTATGCAGAGGCACTGAACATCTATAAAAATCTCCTCTCTTCAGAACCTGACAACCCTCAGATCATGCAGCGCGTCGAGGAGCTGAAGACCCTGCTGAAACTCCTGGGCAGGGATAAGGAAGCGTTGGTTGCCAGACTGGACAGTTTCCTCAACAGTATTAAAAAGAGGCGTGATGAGTTTCTTGGAAGTTCTTAA
- a CDS encoding roadblock/LC7 domain-containing protein, producing the protein MSFLEVLKDTVDKVDGAVSAMIIGSDGISVQEYTQEKLIDLTGLSAEASAMIKDISLASDNLKLGDAKEFSIISDRCGIIMRKINTDYYLALVIKPEGNYGKGRFILKTAIPKLEGEF; encoded by the coding sequence ATGAGTTTCTTGGAAGTTCTTAAAGATACCGTTGATAAGGTTGACGGCGCTGTTTCCGCAATGATTATAGGCTCAGACGGCATATCGGTCCAGGAGTACACACAGGAAAAACTTATCGATCTTACCGGACTGAGTGCCGAGGCATCCGCGATGATAAAGGACATCAGTCTCGCATCCGACAATCTCAAGCTCGGAGATGCAAAAGAATTTTCGATCATATCAGACCGGTGCGGAATCATTATGAGAAAGATCAACACCGACTATTATCTCGCCCTTGTGATTAAACCCGAAGGCAATTACGGCAAGGGAAGGTTTATCCTGAAGACTGCAATTCCGAAACTGGAAGGTGAATTCTGA
- the aroQ gene encoding type II 3-dehydroquinate dehydratase produces the protein MKPRGKHRKVLVIHGPNLNLLGKREAKIYGTKTLKDINAEISSFAFELGLDVRMVQMNSEGEILDAIQKSDYDVLVINPAAYTHTSIAIRDAIAAVNKPAIEVHLSNIHKREEFRKKSFIAEVAVGQISGFGSDSYLLALRAARSILS, from the coding sequence CTGAAACCCAGAGGCAAGCACCGGAAAGTTCTCGTCATCCACGGCCCCAACCTCAATCTCCTTGGCAAACGGGAGGCAAAAATCTATGGCACAAAAACCCTCAAAGACATCAATGCAGAGATATCCTCTTTCGCATTTGAACTCGGGCTGGATGTCAGGATGGTGCAGATGAACAGCGAGGGCGAAATACTTGATGCGATCCAGAAAAGCGATTACGACGTGCTGGTGATAAATCCCGCCGCATATACCCATACGAGCATAGCCATCAGGGACGCCATTGCAGCGGTAAACAAGCCTGCGATTGAAGTGCATCTGTCCAATATCCACAAGCGGGAAGAATTCAGAAAAAAATCTTTCATCGCTGAAGTGGCGGTCGGCCAGATAAGCGGATTTGGTTCTGACAGTTATCTTCTCGCGCTCAGGGCAGCCAGAAGCATTCTTTCTTAA
- a CDS encoding Xaa-Pro peptidase family protein has translation MKRISPSPEPGRIEKVRQALLRRRLDGFLVTDITNVRYLSGFTGSSGDVLLTGNESVLITDFRYREQSAKEVPGFEIVLEKGYRISTILKLCRKLRIEKLGFESSASFDFYRKMSAAEIELTAVDGLVEKHRMIKEAREIDLIQQAVRRAEAAFLGVRPHIRQGMTEQSVALRLEEGLKKNGCRRIPFDIIVASGTNSALPHAKPTEKKLERGDLVIIDWGGEAGGYYSDMTRTLLLRGDKTLKQEKIYRTVLESNSKAIAAVSPGRSSTEIDAVARNAIKKAGYGELFGHGTGHGVGLQVHELPRITWVRKEILQEHMVFTIEPGIYMPGTGGVRIEDMVLVRKEKAETLTSLPKNLEIL, from the coding sequence ATGAAAAGAATATCGCCTTCCCCTGAACCGGGGAGGATAGAGAAAGTCAGGCAGGCCTTGCTAAGGAGAAGGCTGGACGGTTTTCTTGTCACCGACATCACGAATGTCAGGTACCTCTCCGGGTTTACCGGTTCATCAGGTGATGTCCTGCTCACAGGAAACGAATCGGTGCTTATCACTGATTTCCGGTACAGGGAACAGTCGGCAAAAGAAGTGCCGGGGTTCGAAATCGTGCTTGAAAAAGGATACCGGATCAGCACTATTCTGAAACTCTGCAGGAAACTCCGGATAGAGAAGCTCGGATTCGAATCTTCTGCTTCCTTTGATTTCTACAGAAAAATGTCTGCTGCAGAAATCGAACTGACAGCCGTAGACGGGCTTGTGGAAAAGCACAGGATGATAAAAGAAGCCCGGGAAATCGATCTGATACAACAGGCGGTCAGACGCGCCGAAGCTGCGTTCCTCGGGGTTCGGCCGCATATCAGGCAGGGAATGACAGAACAGTCTGTTGCCCTCCGGCTCGAAGAGGGGCTGAAGAAGAACGGCTGCAGGCGAATCCCTTTTGACATTATCGTTGCATCCGGCACCAATTCTGCTTTGCCCCATGCAAAACCGACAGAAAAAAAACTGGAGCGCGGCGATCTGGTTATCATTGACTGGGGAGGAGAAGCAGGGGGGTATTATTCGGACATGACCAGAACGCTTCTTCTCAGAGGGGACAAAACCCTGAAGCAGGAAAAAATCTACAGAACTGTCCTGGAATCCAACAGCAAGGCAATAGCAGCGGTATCACCGGGGAGGTCTTCCACAGAAATTGACGCGGTCGCGAGAAATGCGATAAAAAAAGCAGGCTATGGAGAATTGTTCGGCCACGGGACAGGCCACGGGGTAGGTCTTCAGGTGCATGAACTTCCGCGCATCACTTGGGTAAGGAAAGAGATACTGCAGGAACACATGGTATTCACCATAGAACCGGGCATTTATATGCCGGGAACAGGTGGGGTCAGGATTGAAGATATGGTGCTCGTTCGCAAAGAGAAAGCCGAAACCCTGACATCCCTCCCGAAAAATCTGGAGATCCTGTAA
- a CDS encoding PilZ domain-containing protein, whose amino-acid sequence MKKVILAENIRQLLEKEQNFLHRSDIQLFTAETNQEILDLHRARKADLIIAQLDTRNMSGETLSSIIRNDPALSAVSIIILCADTEHNARRCLQCRANTFISSPVDKGILLQEIQQLLHVAPRSSLRIPLGIQFQLSSKGSPFTGYAENISASGMLLHSETLLFEGEAITSSFYLPDSTHITTNAEVVRILEKAAENDPYGYGIRFIDLHADCYAAIKAFVKKELKRQ is encoded by the coding sequence ATGAAAAAAGTCATTCTCGCAGAAAACATCAGGCAGCTGCTGGAAAAAGAACAGAACTTTCTGCACAGGTCTGACATACAGCTCTTCACTGCCGAAACCAATCAGGAAATTCTTGACCTGCACAGGGCCAGAAAAGCCGATCTGATAATCGCACAGCTGGATACCAGGAACATGAGCGGTGAAACGCTCTCCTCGATCATACGGAATGACCCGGCACTGTCCGCGGTTTCCATCATCATTCTCTGTGCTGATACTGAACATAATGCGAGGCGATGCCTGCAATGCAGGGCGAACACCTTCATCAGCAGCCCGGTTGACAAGGGGATTTTGCTCCAGGAAATCCAGCAGCTTCTGCATGTCGCGCCAAGGAGTTCCCTGCGGATTCCGCTCGGCATTCAATTTCAGCTCTCCTCCAAGGGGAGTCCTTTCACCGGGTATGCGGAAAACATCAGCGCCTCGGGCATGCTTCTGCATTCGGAAACCCTCCTGTTTGAGGGAGAAGCCATCACAAGCAGTTTCTATCTCCCGGATTCAACGCATATCACCACGAATGCGGAAGTCGTCCGTATCCTTGAGAAAGCGGCAGAGAATGATCCATACGGCTATGGTATCAGATTCATTGACCTTCATGCTGATTGTTACGCAGCGATAAAGGCATTTGTCAAAAAAGAACTCAAACGCCAGTAG
- a CDS encoding YkgJ family cysteine cluster protein, which translates to MSEENGRKSLPGCTQQANPCNKEGEKILSVAFRNMVMIDGKVYGLVDDSAPDAFVDCASKISSCRAGCCSYLFALTQEEVKKGIYKYNPDRPYYMAKDADGLCPYLDRATFFCSIHDRRPLTCRKYTCEHESAGFHNNCTLRQQNEE; encoded by the coding sequence TTGAGTGAGGAAAATGGCAGAAAAAGTCTTCCGGGTTGCACGCAGCAGGCAAATCCCTGTAACAAAGAAGGAGAAAAAATACTTTCTGTCGCGTTCCGGAATATGGTAATGATTGACGGAAAGGTCTATGGCCTTGTGGATGACTCTGCGCCGGATGCCTTTGTGGACTGCGCATCAAAAATCTCATCGTGCAGGGCCGGCTGCTGCTCTTATCTGTTTGCCCTGACTCAGGAAGAGGTGAAAAAAGGCATTTACAAATATAATCCCGATCGGCCTTACTACATGGCAAAAGACGCGGATGGATTATGCCCGTATCTTGATCGGGCAACCTTTTTCTGCAGTATCCACGACAGGCGCCCTCTCACTTGCAGGAAATATACCTGCGAGCATGAGTCTGCCGGATTTCACAACAATTGTACTCTCCGTCAACAAAACGAAGAATGA
- a CDS encoding OmpA family protein: MIIKRMIPFFLILSGLLLAAPCVFASDPQDVRGGKDHPLFNRIPGYKIEAYEEREFEVYDKFADSRGNRTSVEGHYYYVSYYVKKGEKPATEAQVLRNFANAVMQIGGSIIYQSRTDAYMKVHKDDRVTWVRVRSKNRGEGYQLWIVEQAVMKQDIVADAKSMAQDISATGRVALYGIYFDFDKAEVKPESDPTLKEIAKLLSQNAQLRLYVVGHTDNVGEYTYNIQLSQARADAVVRILVSKYGVAASRLTAIGVGPAAPVATNDTEDGKAKNRRVELVKKGSGLNIRH; the protein is encoded by the coding sequence ATGATAATAAAAAGAATGATACCATTTTTTTTGATTCTTTCAGGATTATTGCTGGCAGCTCCATGTGTCTTTGCATCCGACCCTCAGGATGTGAGGGGAGGCAAAGACCACCCTCTTTTCAACCGGATTCCCGGGTACAAGATCGAAGCATATGAAGAAAGGGAGTTTGAAGTATACGACAAATTTGCGGACAGCAGGGGAAACCGCACGAGCGTCGAAGGTCATTACTATTATGTCAGCTACTATGTCAAGAAAGGCGAAAAGCCCGCAACCGAGGCTCAGGTTCTCAGGAATTTTGCCAATGCGGTGATGCAGATCGGCGGCAGTATAATTTACCAGTCTAGGACGGATGCGTATATGAAGGTTCACAAGGACGACCGGGTAACCTGGGTGCGCGTTCGTTCCAAGAACAGGGGAGAGGGGTATCAGCTGTGGATTGTCGAACAGGCTGTCATGAAGCAGGATATTGTTGCAGATGCCAAATCCATGGCACAGGACATCAGCGCGACAGGCCGTGTCGCCCTTTACGGTATTTATTTCGATTTCGACAAGGCAGAAGTCAAACCCGAATCCGACCCCACGCTGAAGGAAATTGCAAAGCTCCTTTCTCAGAATGCTCAGCTTAGACTGTATGTGGTGGGCCATACGGACAATGTGGGAGAGTATACATATAACATACAACTCTCGCAGGCCAGGGCTGATGCCGTGGTACGAATTTTGGTATCCAAGTATGGTGTGGCCGCATCCCGGCTTACGGCAATTGGCGTCGGGCCTGCGGCACCGGTCGCCACGAATGATACAGAGGACGGAAAAGCAAAAAACAGACGCGTAGAACTGGTAAAAAAGGGGTCAGGTCTCAACATTAGACATTAG
- a CDS encoding cation transporter: MQVLSIGINKEKESLYRWAYFLAVITIFYNILEGLVSIYFGIEDETLALFGFGLDSFVEVISGVGIWHMIRRIRSNHDRNSDHFERQALKITGTAFYILSIGLTATALINIYQGHKPATTFWGIIISLISIITMWLLIHYKIKVGKQLDSQAIIADANCTKACLYLSIVLLLSSGGYELTGIGGLDALGAIFIAGLSLKEGRESFQKAKGLSCTCKNSCSNKN; encoded by the coding sequence ATGCAAGTTCTTTCCATAGGGATAAACAAAGAAAAGGAATCTCTCTATCGATGGGCATATTTTCTTGCTGTTATCACTATTTTCTACAATATCCTTGAAGGATTAGTATCTATATATTTCGGTATAGAAGATGAAACTCTGGCTCTCTTTGGGTTTGGCTTGGATTCATTTGTCGAAGTAATTTCGGGTGTCGGTATCTGGCACATGATTAGAAGAATCAGAAGTAATCATGACAGGAACTCCGACCATTTTGAAAGACAAGCACTAAAAATAACAGGAACAGCTTTCTATATTCTCTCGATAGGTCTTACAGCGACAGCTCTAATAAATATTTATCAGGGTCATAAACCTGCAACTACATTTTGGGGAATAATCATATCTCTGATATCAATTATTACCATGTGGCTTTTAATACATTACAAAATCAAAGTGGGGAAACAGCTTGATTCTCAAGCAATTATTGCAGATGCCAATTGCACAAAAGCCTGTTTGTATCTTTCAATCGTTCTTCTTTTATCAAGTGGGGGATATGAATTGACAGGAATTGGAGGACTTGACGCTCTTGGTGCAATCTTTATTGCTGGGTTATCACTTAAAGAAGGGCGTGAATCGTTCCAAAAAGCCAAAGGACTATCTTGTACCTGTAAAAATAGCTGTTCGAATAAAAACTGA
- a CDS encoding DUF2283 domain-containing protein → MKIRYFSDTDTALIEFSNVSVVETKEISENLYIDLDEKGNLVSMTIEHAKEKAGMSEVSFLQMEKTSA, encoded by the coding sequence ATGAAAATTCGATATTTCTCAGATACAGATACAGCATTGATTGAGTTTTCAAATGTTTCTGTTGTTGAGACAAAAGAAATATCAGAAAATCTCTACATTGACCTGGATGAAAAAGGCAATCTTGTAAGCATGACCATTGAACATGCGAAAGAAAAAGCTGGAATGTCAGAAGTTTCTTTTCTACAAATGGAAAAGACGAGTGCCTAA